The Ferrimonas balearica DSM 9799 genome includes the window CCGGCACCCGCTGTACCCGGTGGCCACCGGATTCAAATTTCAGCTCACCGTAGACGCTGTCGCCGCTGAACTTGGCGATCACCTCTTTGTAGCCGCCGTGCTCGCCATCACTGGCGGACATCAGCTCTACCGACCAGCCTTTCTGCTCAGCGTAGCGGCTGTACATGCGCAGCAGGTCACCGGCAAAGATCGCCGCTTCGTCGCCACCAGCGCCAGCGCGGATCTCAACAAAGGCACTGCGATCGTCGTTGGGGTCTTTGGGCAGCAGCAGGATCTGAAGCTCCTGCTCGAGGGCTTCGGTCTGGGCGCGGGCCTCCGCCAGCTCCTCTTCGGCCATCTCCTTCATCTCCGGGTCCGCCAGCATCTCGGTGGCGGTGGCGATGTCCTCCTGATTCTGCTGATAGGCCAGGAAGGCATTGACCACAGCTTCCAGCTGGGAGTACTCCTTGGAGAGTTGGCGAAAACGGTCCTGATCGGCGATCACATCGGGCTCGCCCAGCAGCGCCTGAACCTCTTCATAGCGCTCCTGCAGCCCTTCCAGTTTCGCGTAAACGGTTGGCTTCATCGAATACCTTACTTACGGCCACATCGGGTGGCGTGACAGCAAAACGGAAGCACAAGGCTTCCGTTTCAAATCCATTATGGGGATTGGGAATGGCTTAATTGTCGTCGATGCCGAGGGCAGCGCGCAAGAGCTCAAGGCTGTCCAGATCACCGGAGCGGGCCGCTTTGGACAGAGCCTGGGTGGGAGAGTGGATCAGCTTATTGGTCAGCTTATTGGCCAGCTCCAGCATCACCGCTTCCGGGTCCGCACCGGAGGCCAGTCGCTCCTGAGCCCGGGCCAGGGCATCGGCTTTCACCGCTTCACTCTGGCTACGGAAGGCGCGAATGGTGGCCACGGAGTCGAGGCTGCGCAGCCAGCTCATAAACTCGCTGGATTGCTCATGGGCAATCAGCTCAGCCTGCTCGGCCGCTTCCAGACGGGACGCCATGTTCTTCTCGACGATGCCTTGCAGGTCATCGACGGTGTAGAGGTAGGCGTTCTCCAGATCGGCCACTTCCGACTCGATGTCGCGAGGAACGGCGATATCCACCAGCAGCATGGGCTGGTGGCGACGAGCTTTCAGCGCGTTCTCCACCATCCCTTTGCCCAGGATCGGCAGCGGAGACGCGGTGGAGGAGATCACGATATCGGCTTCCGCCAGGTGCTCGGGGATCTGGGGCAGGGTCACCGCTCTACCGCCGAACTCGGCCGCCATACCTTCCGCGCGAGCCAGGGTACGGTTTGCCACCACCATATTGGTTACGCCCTGTTCGCTCAGGTGGCGAGCCACCAGTTCGATGGTTTCACCGGCGCCCACCAGCAGCACGCGGGAACGGGACAGGTCATCAAAGATATGACGGGCCAGGTTCACTGCGGCAAAGGCCACGGACACGGCGGAGGAACCGATCTCGGTTTCGGTACGGATGCGCTTGGCCACCTTAAAGGTGTGCTGGAACAAGCGGTCGAGGGTATGTGCGATGGTGCCGACGCGCTTGGCGTCCGCAAAGGCCTGCTTAATCTGGCCGAGGATCTGGGGTTCGCCCAACACCAGCGAGTCCAGACCGGCGGAGACCCGCAGCAGATGCTGGACAGCCGACTGCCCCGTGTGCAAATAGATGCACTCGCGCAGCTCAGCTTCACTGAGGTTATGGAACTGACTCAACCACTGGATCAGGCGGTCACATTCCACCTGGTTGGTATACAACTCCGTGCGGTTGCAGGTAGAGAGGATCACCGCCTCTCCGGTTCGGGTCTGATCCGCAAGACTCTTTAGGGCATCGGTGAGGATGTCCGGGCCAAAGGCCACTTTTTCCCGCAACGAGACGCTGGCGGTCTTGTGATTGATTCCAATAGCAACTAACGTCATGGCTTCGTAACTAACTCGCCCTTATCTCTGTCAATCCGTGGCGGCTCAGCAATTTTACGCACAAAGCGGATGACGATGGAAATAAAACCGGGACGTCTGGCCAGCCTCAACCTCATCTCTGAGGCGTGGCGCACAAAGTTGGAAAGAAATGCTTAACCTACCATTCAAAACGTTACCGCTTTTATTCTTCATTATTCTCATTAACGGTTGCGCCAGTCCCATCCCTGCCGGGGATGCCCCGGCCGCCGACGCCCCCAACTGGCTCATGCGCGGAAAACTGGCGGTGATCCAGCCGGATCAGCGGGTCTCCGCCAACCTGAGCTGGCGCCATCGCGACAGTTCCGGCCAGGATGATCTGCGCCTGGCCACGCCACTGGGCAACACGGTGCTGGTACTGAACAGTCGCCCGGGTCACGCCCAGGTACAATACGATGGTCAGACCCACCAGGGCCAGAGCGCCGACCAACTGATTGAACGTCTCACCGGTTGGCCCCTGCCCCTGAGCCAGATCAGCCGCTACCTGCTGGGCGACACCCGCGGGGCCGAATCCGTTGAGTATGGCAGCGATGGCGAAGTCTCCCAACTGCAGCTGGTGCATCCGCAAAGCGGCGAACTGTGGCAGTTGCGCTACCTCGGCTGGCAGCAGTTGTCCGGCTATAAAGTGCCGGTGCAGATCGAGTTGCGCCGGGACGATCAACGCTTAAAATTGGCCCTTTCCCACTGGCAACCGGAACCCTGATGTCCTCCAGCGCCGCCTGGCCAGCCCCGGCCAAACTGAATCTCTGCCTGCACATTAATGGTCGTCGTCCCGACGGCTATCACGAGCTGCAGACCCTGTTTCAATTTGTCGACTTTGCCGACCAGCTCCATTTCGACATCACCGACGACGGTGTGATTGCGCTGACGCCGGCCATTCCCGGTGTGGCCCACGATGACAACCTGATTGTCCGTGCCGCCCGCCGCCTGCAGGCCCACACCGGCACCCATAAAGGCGCACGCATCCATCTGGACAAACGCCTGCCGATGGGCGGGGGGCTAGGCGGGGGGTCCTCCGATGCAGCCACCACCCTGGTGGCGTTGAACCATCTGTGGAACACCGGTGTGGATGAAGACACCCTGGCGGATTTGGGCCTGGCCCTGGGCGCCGATGTGCCGGTGTTCGTGCGTGGCCGTGCTGCCATGGCCGACGGCGTTGGTGAAAAGTTGCGCCCGGTAAATGTTGAAGAGCCTTGGTACCTGGTGGTCGTACCAGATGTCGAAGTGAGCACAGCGGAAGTCTTTGGTCACCCGGACCTGACCCGCGACAGCGCCAAGATCACAGCATTGGAAACCCAGCCGGAACGCTGGCACAACGACTGCCAGAAGGTGGTGTGTGAAGCCTACCCCCAAGTTGCAAAGGCGCTGAGCTGGTTGGTAGAATACGCGCCGTCAAAAATGACCGGTACCGGCAGCTGTGTGTTTGGTCGATTCGACCAACAACAACAGGCGCAGGCCGCGCTCGAGCAACTCCCCGCCGAATGGCAGGGATTCGTTGCCCGGGGCTGCAACCTGTCGCCGCTGCAGGCTAAACTGGGTCAGTAAAA containing:
- the hemA gene encoding glutamyl-tRNA reductase; translated protein: MTLVAIGINHKTASVSLREKVAFGPDILTDALKSLADQTRTGEAVILSTCNRTELYTNQVECDRLIQWLSQFHNLSEAELRECIYLHTGQSAVQHLLRVSAGLDSLVLGEPQILGQIKQAFADAKRVGTIAHTLDRLFQHTFKVAKRIRTETEIGSSAVSVAFAAVNLARHIFDDLSRSRVLLVGAGETIELVARHLSEQGVTNMVVANRTLARAEGMAAEFGGRAVTLPQIPEHLAEADIVISSTASPLPILGKGMVENALKARRHQPMLLVDIAVPRDIESEVADLENAYLYTVDDLQGIVEKNMASRLEAAEQAELIAHEQSSEFMSWLRSLDSVATIRAFRSQSEAVKADALARAQERLASGADPEAVMLELANKLTNKLIHSPTQALSKAARSGDLDSLELLRAALGIDDN
- the ispE gene encoding 4-(cytidine 5'-diphospho)-2-C-methyl-D-erythritol kinase, whose translation is MSSSAAWPAPAKLNLCLHINGRRPDGYHELQTLFQFVDFADQLHFDITDDGVIALTPAIPGVAHDDNLIVRAARRLQAHTGTHKGARIHLDKRLPMGGGLGGGSSDAATTLVALNHLWNTGVDEDTLADLGLALGADVPVFVRGRAAMADGVGEKLRPVNVEEPWYLVVVPDVEVSTAEVFGHPDLTRDSAKITALETQPERWHNDCQKVVCEAYPQVAKALSWLVEYAPSKMTGTGSCVFGRFDQQQQAQAALEQLPAEWQGFVARGCNLSPLQAKLGQ
- the lolB gene encoding lipoprotein insertase outer membrane protein LolB, with the protein product MRGKLAVIQPDQRVSANLSWRHRDSSGQDDLRLATPLGNTVLVLNSRPGHAQVQYDGQTHQGQSADQLIERLTGWPLPLSQISRYLLGDTRGAESVEYGSDGEVSQLQLVHPQSGELWQLRYLGWQQLSGYKVPVQIELRRDDQRLKLALSHWQPEP
- the prfA gene encoding peptide chain release factor 1, with amino-acid sequence MKPTVYAKLEGLQERYEEVQALLGEPDVIADQDRFRQLSKEYSQLEAVVNAFLAYQQNQEDIATATEMLADPEMKEMAEEELAEARAQTEALEQELQILLLPKDPNDDRSAFVEIRAGAGGDEAAIFAGDLLRMYSRYAEQKGWSVELMSASDGEHGGYKEVIAKFSGDSVYGELKFESGGHRVQRVPATESQGRIHTSACTVVVMPEVPEAEAIEINPADLKVDTFRASGAGGQHVNKTDSAVRITHLPTGTVVECQDERSQHKNRAKAMAVLSARLQAAEDEKRKAEETSTRRSLVASGDRSERIRTYNYPQGRVSDHRINLTLYRLTEVMEGELSALMQPILQEHQADLLAALAEDA